Genomic segment of Panicum virgatum strain AP13 chromosome 9N, P.virgatum_v5, whole genome shotgun sequence:
agatctagtagaataaattatatttttatttctagATGTTATCTTATAGATaattgtatgaaactttttttgtgtacttgaaatactaaatgagcACTACTGTCCAAGTTTcattatttttagatttgtgtagctagctcTGTGAATTAATCCTTAAAAATAGTGCTATTTTGTTATAAATAGTTGTTTCATCTGGAAAAATCTGAGAATTTTATTGTGGCTTAGTCTTCAGAAGATAAGCTAGCATGTAAACTTTGAGTGCCAAAAACACTTTTTAACTCTCTATACTAATTAGTCTTGTTGTATGTGAGTttaatttgtcaattttattaCTCCTGTTTTATgtctagaaaaattctgataaattTAAAGAGTGTTTAGGATTGTATGTGGAcccctctgtaaaaatttgagatacAAAAGTATTGTAGTTTAATTTGTGTAAATGTTGTAGTTGCTGGAGCTATTTCTAACTTTTGAAGTATTGAAACTCAACCCTAGAGTATTTTATGAATTAAAACATATTAgattttactctataaatgattgcccagtaaatTATGAATGAAAGTATTTCACTCTttaacttcgggttttgtttgAATTACAATTTTATAGTAAAGCAAGTTATAAGTTGTTATCATCACAACAACTCACCCAtgtgcattgcatctcatatagatactactactctcgctgacaaAACATtagagctggtgcccgagtccgagagtgagcagcgtgaagctcgagttaatctaactgaagctgcgcaagacccgaacccgatttcggaagagcccagatccCCGATTTCAGaagagcccagatccagctacgcccaggaaggcaagccccggagcatgtcctactattttaaatttatgtaaCTTATTAgtgttcctatctacttgtgcattaagttacaggagttgattggaaccttagatgcatgatcctaggtacctatgcttgaacactagtatgtgtaggtcgctagttggctatgctaatggttcggtagaagtcgagtgatttcctgtcactcgcgagaattataggtgttggatgtttactacctgctgcaactataaggcctacgggcggggctgtggtacttgtgatgccccgtctgtttagtgaaatttgataaagccgcagtgtgtggtagtggtggttaagcgtttgaacgtactaaccacatgccgagaaatatggtaatcggtaagcataagtacctgattggaccggcaagtggactttacttttaccttctttgaacgtcgtttctcatgcgcgcacatgcgggtgcagagtcgtcgtactctgtagtcgaggacggtgaccctgatccacaaaccagaaagaaaggggaaatgttgcacgtgtgactctgggagtaatcacgtgacgtgtgtttaggtctgccttgcaaggttaacaaattcgattcgaatcgtccgcctctcacggataatgggactgcttaactcttctgccacatagagtaagaagtggaagatgatgatgatgatgaatttggttggttggatggtaaaagataattattttcaccatgtatgcttttgGATAGacgctcacctagaatggttaattgaactagaacctgaaaactataacctgcaattaaggatctactctttactgcttttcggcaaaataaacccctcaagccaaaagtcttgcatgtctagataaagggttaggtataccctcagtcgggtaagccttgctgagtattagaatactcagccttgcttgtggctcattttgtttcaggagatacgtttgaggacatgattgccagtttgacctggccttgcactctcccgcctggttggtccgtggagtgggatgcgtccccggccaatgatgacaagaacgagtgatgtcttgtatcgggctttctcgagacatccatatcgtcgttagttctcgtgtTTACTTTATGCTAAAATAAAAGACTCTGGTGAACTTCTTATATGTTGGCTTTGAAAAATACTttgttaaatttggaacttGGTTTATAATTCTACTATTAAGTTAAACTCTGTGGTGTAATATATTGtgaggtgttgtaatctctggactcgccttcgcgtgagttatgctgctttgttcgattcaggtttaagtggtttaatcgggaattTTACCCGACGGACCTCCGATGTGTTCCGTCTGCTGTGCGAGTTAAACCTAATTGTCTTTGtaatgatggttagcgcacttaagccggtttatgtcgggcggttCCGCCACAGTtataatataaatatattattcaTTCTTACATCAGGTGATTGAAAAGAGAATAAAGAAGTATAGTGTACCAGGAATATTCTACACACTGGACAAAGCCCCGGCATGCTAATTTATCAATCTATACACCTACACAGATTATTTGAAACTGAATAGTATTATCCTCAGAGAACACACACAGACCTATTGTTGTTCACTTGTTCTCATTTTTTTCACTTCTACTCAACTCTAAATCATTGGGATTTCTAGATCTGTCTCTAAGCTCTGAACAACTACACAACGTATCATTGGTTATAATCTCATGTACCGAATGTTGTGGCTATAAAAAAGTAGTGAGATGCTATGTTCATTAAGAAATTCACGAAACTGAGATTACCTCACCCGCTCCAATCTGGCGTCGCTACAAATTTTATTCGGGTCCACAAGATTTGATATCATATTCAACTCAGGATCCCCATTTCTTGACCAACTCCTGCAAACCAAAAGGATAGGGattgaaatgaattgttgaaaaatatgaaatgaaACTGCACACTGAACAAGTAATCATATTCCCATCCAGAACATTATGGCAATTGGGCAATAGTCTTAAGTCTAAACAAAATCACCGCAGCTACGCACAAGCATAGTTACCTACATGTACCTGGGGGCTCAGTCAGATCAAATGCTGCGAAGAAACATAGAGAAAATAGGACAAAAATAATCCATGTCTACATGTAACACTTATAAACAGGCAAAAGAGCGTGTAATCGAGCCATGACAAGCACACCAAGCACACCGTCAAGAATCCACTAATAGATCAAGGGAATTAGGTGAAGATGTTCTCACCTTGCTGATATCAAGAAACTATAGATCAGAGCATgcagaaacaaagaaaatcccTTACATTGCAGCTTTGCATCCAGCAGCCGCCGTCCCTCCGGGCGGCCGGCAGGCAGGTGCCGATCACCGAAGCGCGACCACGGCGAGAGGTAGGAGagcacgacggcggcgctggcggtggagcagcacaGGTCCACGAGCGCCTCGCGTCGCGCCTtgctctccttcctcccccttCTTTCGCCTCACGAACTCAAGGTACCGCCTCTTGGCCTCCTCCTGGTcccgctcccctcccctcctggaTGCCTTCATCGCCGCAGCGTGCCGGATCCCTCAGCGTTGACCGCAGCGCCGTCGGCGTCCTCGACATCGAGACAGTGACGCGGCCGGACCCCTCGGCGCATGCCACGGCGGCCTCGAACTTGCACCCGCCCAACACGACCGCGAAGCGCACCAGCATCTCGCCCGTGTACCAGTGTCAGTCCACGGACACTAGGCACCGGCCGAAGGGGAGACGCGCCGCCACAGGAGCAGAGGCCGGGACCGGCGCATGCACAGATGGAGGAGATCGATCTGAAACTTGGCCggtcgaggcggaggcggaggcgtcgGAGGCGGGGAGGAAGCGCAGGGGTTGGACGGATGGGATTCGTGCCGAGAGATCGGTGGTCTCGCCGCGGAGCCTGCGGCGGTGTGGCCGTGCAGCAGTGCCGCGGCGTAGGCCAggaggcgggcgcggcgcggccagctCCTagtgggcgcggcgcggccggtcgTGCCTCTGTCTCCTCCGCGCTGCCGCTGTCGATCGCGCTGCACGCAGGTCTGGCGACTCCACGACGGCCCGTGCCTCACGGAGGCCGGAGGGGTGAGGAGGGGTGCCGCCGgtgtagagagagaggtggGGTTGGGGAGAGGGCAGCGTGGATCTGCCGCGGGagctggcggtggcggaggagagCAGGAGGAGCGCCAGCGGGCGGGGGTgggggcggcgacggaggcggacggagaaggagaaggggcggtggcggcaggGAGCATGAGAGGGGAGGGGATAGGGGGAACCGggtggagggagagggggtTATTGCAAAAATGGCCTGCGGGGTGTTTTTCATAAAAACGACAAGATTCTCGAGTTTTTTCTTCTTCGTGTTGAAATAAACTTTAGTTTGAGAGCCTACTCGAAAAATATGTGAACGTGGGTAGGGACATGCTAAATTTAGTTGCGATTATTATAAAATAGGAGGACTTTTCTGTAAAATGGCCAAAGCAAGAGCTGAACGCCACGTATCACCTTTTTCGCGTGGGATGCGGCGGTTTCCGATTCAAGGCACGGCACAAATGGATTGCGGCCCACTTGTGCTGCTGCTGACGGCTGCTGACGAATCCACGTGTCATAGCCCATTCAGGCCCGGCTCCACAGCATACAGGCCTAACCCACTCCATGCCCCATTCGAAGCAACCACACCGACCATCGATTCCCCCGGACTcaatagcgccgccgccgccgccgccgctccgcttgGTCCCCGGAGAGCTCAGAGGATTAGAATGCCCGCCGGACGAAAGCGCCCGGCTCCCTTCCTCGCCTTCTCCTCTTTCGCTCGCACCCTCATCTTCTCCACGcgcgccgcagccgcctccTCAGGCCTTTCAAAACCTCTTCGTCTCCCCGACGACGCTACCACTTCCGCCGCCGGAACTTCTGGTCAAGGTACGCTTCTCTGCTCGTCCCCAAACCCGTAACCCCTAGGCCGCTCGAATTACGCCCCTCAATGCCTCCCTTGCTCCCCAGACAGCATGCCGCGCCCGCCGTCCAAGCGGGCCGAACCCTCCAACGACCAAGACCGCAGCAGCGAAAGCGAGGAAGAGAGCTTTAGCAATAGCGAAAGCGACGCCCAAGACGGGGAGGAGTCTTCGGAGGGAGAGGTCACCACCTACCTGGCACTTGGCCTCGCACCGGGAATTTTGATTTGATTTCCCCCTCAGGAATTGTTGTGCGGCGTTTGCTTTGCTCCTCTGATGCGGCCTGACACCTGCAGCTCCAGACGGTGCAAGCGGACTTCGCCTTCTTCGATCCCAAGCCGAGCGACTTCCACGGCGCCAGGCTGCTCCTCAAGACATACCTCGACTCCAAGCCCTGGGACCTCACTGGCTTCATCGACCTCATCCTTGCACAGACAACCGTTGGCACGATTGTCAAGTTGGccgatgatgatgaggaggaggaggaggaaggggaagggaccGCCGGTGACAAGACCGGTGCTGGTGCCAATGACGATGATGACCTGTTTGGTCTTATTAGCGTGCTAAATTTGGGACGCTACGCCGTATGCTCTCTTAAAATATACTAAACAAGATGTTCACATTTGATATTTTCTGCTCATTGCTATCTTCTGATTGAGAACACCTTGCTGCTCCTGATTTTAGGAGCACCGCTGCATCAAGGATCTTAAGGAGTATCTGCTAGCTGTTTGCTCTGACAAGGATACCAAGAAGCAGCTTAAGTCTCTGCTGGAAGAGAAAGCATCTAGTGTGGGCCTGATGGTGTGTCGCCGCTTTGTGAATTTCCCTTATGAGCTTGTGCCTAAGCTGTATGATGCACTCTTTGATGAGGTTTCCTGGGCAACAGAAGATGAGGTGATTTCCTGTTCTCCGAAAGACCACCTTATTTCCTGTCTACTTTTACTTGAATAATGAATTTGTTACTGTGTCTGCATGGCTGAAGCCAACACAAGAACTCCGGGACTCCTTCCGATTCAAACATTACCTGCTAATCGTCAGAATGCTTGAGGTGAGAAATATATTATGCTTTCCCTTTATCGCTTCTATCCTGTACCCATTGGCCTGAATGTTCAAGAAGGCTATGTTTTTATGCTCAGTAGAGGAGAACCATTTTAAGTTAAGATGTCATGTTTATCAACCAAATCAAGTATTTGTATCATCTTATATCTGAACGGGTGTTCAATTTTCTGTTGATTGTTAGGTCATTACTCACTCTTATCTTTTGTTGTGTGCAGAGGAAAATCCCTGCAAAACACAAAGCAAAGAACAGCAAAGATGACGATGAACCTATTATCTATCCAAAGTTGGAGGATGAAATTTTTAATGAGGTATCAAAGCATGCTATTCAGAAATTGGTTGTTTCTGTTATTGATGCTAACGAAATCTTTTCTTCCTCAGCTTAGCTCATGGTCGTTCACTTTCCCAATACGTTCTGAACAGTCACCTCAACAGGAGGTCAGTTGCATTTTATCATTTAATGCTTTATTCTCTCTTAAAATGTGTAAATGTCGACTGGTTCTCTTGTCTCTGTAGTACTATAAGTCAGTGTTTGGTTTTGCATGACAGCACTCATATGATGTCCCTAGAAACTGGAGAAAATGCTATTTGATGCATTATGATCTCTTGAAATGTGTGATTGTCGAGTGGTTCTCTTACCTGTATGCTACTATAAGTCAAGAATGTGAAGTTGGAAATTCTGTTCCTTACCACCTTTTCTTGAACTCATTGATTATAGGCCCTTCTGATGAACTATTTGTAATCTGCCATTAGTATCAGTAGCTGGATGCTTTGAAACGATAGTATATAGCTACCTGCCTGTAAAAAATGACATTTTTCCTAAACAGAACTTTCCGGCTGTTAATGCAGACGAAGAATTACAAAGAGATGGGCTTGGTGATGGCAGTTAAAGCTGAGGCAATCCCAAAATTCCGCAAGAAGCTGGAGGCGTTGGTGTCCGAATAGTAGTCCTTTTGAGCATTGCTGGCCATTGTGGAATTTTGCTGTTGTCCACATGGTATTTTGTTAATCAAAGTACAATTATGATTGCGACTGTGAAGTGTGAATGCATTCCTGCTGGCAATGCCATGGATGTAATGGTTTTCGTTTGAGAAGCAACTACTTATGTACTAATCCAATCTTTTTATGCATTGATATTAACATATTTTGATTGGTAGCCTCGTACATGTATCCACGAGCACTAAAGTTAGGTGATTTGGACCCTGGTACCAACCCAGGGAGTGGAAGTCTGTTTGATACATCGTTCATCAGTTAATTCAGTGCCAATTCTTTTGTCATGATTTTGTGAGAATGATTGGCTATAAAATTAGCACTTTTACACGTTTGAGTTGtgtattagattttttttttggagaatcGGCCTCCTTTATTAAGCGGCTAGAGAATAAGAGTTACAAACACCCTCAGGTTTaatctcaaataaaaaaaaacacccTCAGGTGGATCAATGAACCACACATGCGGCCTTGGTGCGAATGTGGACGCACATGTATTAGCAAAAGGTT
This window contains:
- the LOC120687413 gene encoding protein BCCIP homolog isoform X3 codes for the protein MPRPPSKRAEPSNDQDRSSESEEESFSNSESDAQDGEESSEGELQTVQADFAFFDPKPSDFHGARLLLKTYLDSKPWDLTGFIDLILAQTTVGTIVKLADDDEEEEEEGEGTAGDKTGAGANDDDDLFGLISVLNLGRYAEHRCIKDLKEYLLAVCSDKDTKKQLKSLLEEKASSVGLMVCRRFVNFPYELVPKLYDALFDEVSWATEDEPTQELRDSFRFKHYLLIVRMLERKIPAKHKAKNSKDDDEPIIYPKLEDEIFNELSSWSFTFPIRSEQSPQQETKNYKEMGLVMAVKAEAIPKFRKKLEALVSE
- the LOC120687413 gene encoding protein BCCIP homolog isoform X2 encodes the protein MPHSKQPHRPSIPPDSIAPPPPPPLRLVPGELRGLECPPDESARLPSSPSPLSLAPSSSPRAPQPPPQAFQNLFVSPTTLPLPPPELLVKLQTVQADFAFFDPKPSDFHGARLLLKTYLDSKPWDLTGFIDLILAQTTVGTIVKLADDDEEEEEEGEGTAGDKTGAGANDDDDLFGLISVLNLGRYAEHRCIKDLKEYLLAVCSDKDTKKQLKSLLEEKASSVGLMVCRRFVNFPYELVPKLYDALFDEVSWATEDEPTQELRDSFRFKHYLLIVRMLERKIPAKHKAKNSKDDDEPIIYPKLEDEIFNELSSWSFTFPIRSEQSPQQETKNYKEMGLVMAVKAEAIPKFRKKLEALVSE
- the LOC120687413 gene encoding protein BCCIP homolog isoform X1, whose protein sequence is MPAGRKRPAPFLAFSSFARTLIFSTRAAAASSGLSKPLRLPDDATTSAAGTSGQDSMPRPPSKRAEPSNDQDRSSESEEESFSNSESDAQDGEESSEGELQTVQADFAFFDPKPSDFHGARLLLKTYLDSKPWDLTGFIDLILAQTTVGTIVKLADDDEEEEEEGEGTAGDKTGAGANDDDDLFGLISVLNLGRYAEHRCIKDLKEYLLAVCSDKDTKKQLKSLLEEKASSVGLMVCRRFVNFPYELVPKLYDALFDEVSWATEDEPTQELRDSFRFKHYLLIVRMLERKIPAKHKAKNSKDDDEPIIYPKLEDEIFNELSSWSFTFPIRSEQSPQQETKNYKEMGLVMAVKAEAIPKFRKKLEALVSE